In the genome of Eriocheir sinensis breed Jianghai 21 unplaced genomic scaffold, ASM2467909v1 Scaffold258, whole genome shotgun sequence, one region contains:
- the LOC126991298 gene encoding uncharacterized protein LOC126991298: MRFQGAPAANKSVVVENSLYETFEDTRRTEVVENSLYETLDNTRGTEVVENSLYETLDNTRGTEVVENSLYEALDNTRGTEVVENSLYETLDNTRGTEVVENSLYETLDNTRGTEVVENSLYETFENVRKPR, from the exons ATGCGATTCCAAGGCGCCCCGGCCGCCAACAAGAGCgtggtggtcgagaacagcctgtacgagacttTCGAGGACACCCGCAGGAcagaggtggtcgagaacagcctgtacgagaccttggacaacacccgcgggactgag gtggtcgagaacagcctgtacgagaccttggacaacacccgcgggactgaggtggtcgagaacagcctgtacgaggccttggacaacacccgcgggactgaggtggtcgagaacagcctgtacgagaccttggacaacacccgcgggactgaggtggtcgagaacagcctttacgagaccttggacaacacccgcgggactgaggtggtcgagaacagcctgtacgagacctttgAAAACGTGAGGAAGCCGCGGTAA